In Arcobacter ellisii, a genomic segment contains:
- the pstA gene encoding phosphate ABC transporter permease PstA: MIKRKNKNKQHNPFYDPTLKKRHTSAARFKKFTLTSLIFSIAFLAFFLFDIVGKGVPAFKVAYIKTDVIFNEKSINDSRFAVKKEYRDIVSRAWLRDLPLLLKNNPQYENTTQNLWVLADDQVDQYLKGHNHKLKDKEIMLVDELYAQGLIEKKFNAIFFTNGDSKIPEYAGLYSAVIGSVLTLIITMLVAFPIGVMTAIYLEEFAGDNKFTRFIEININNLAAIPSILFGLLGLAIFINLFGLPRSSPLVGGLTLALMTLPIIIVSSRAALRAVPDSIRQAGYGLGLNKIQVTRDHVLPLAFPGVLTGSIIGLAQAMGETAPLIIIGMIAFIPDAPSMVTQAATVMPAQLFTWAGMPEGMYIEKTAAGIMVLLTILISLNAIAIYLRKKLEVKW, encoded by the coding sequence ATGATAAAACGAAAAAATAAAAACAAACAACACAATCCATTTTATGACCCAACACTAAAAAAAAGACATACAAGTGCAGCTAGATTTAAAAAGTTTACTTTAACTTCATTAATCTTTTCAATTGCATTTTTAGCTTTTTTCCTTTTTGATATTGTAGGAAAAGGTGTGCCTGCATTTAAAGTTGCTTATATAAAAACTGATGTGATTTTTAATGAAAAATCAATAAATGACTCAAGATTTGCTGTAAAAAAAGAGTATAGAGATATTGTTTCAAGAGCTTGGTTAAGAGATTTACCACTATTATTAAAAAACAATCCTCAATATGAAAATACAACTCAAAACCTATGGGTTTTAGCGGATGACCAAGTTGACCAATATTTAAAAGGTCATAATCATAAATTAAAAGATAAAGAGATTATGCTTGTTGATGAATTATATGCACAAGGTTTAATTGAGAAAAAATTTAATGCAATTTTCTTTACAAATGGAGATTCAAAAATTCCTGAATACGCAGGACTTTATTCAGCTGTAATTGGTTCAGTTTTAACTTTGATTATTACTATGCTTGTTGCATTCCCTATTGGAGTTATGACAGCAATTTATCTTGAAGAGTTTGCAGGTGATAATAAATTTACAAGATTTATTGAAATAAATATCAATAATCTTGCAGCTATTCCTTCAATATTATTTGGTCTTTTAGGTCTTGCAATTTTTATTAATCTTTTTGGATTACCAAGAAGTTCACCACTTGTTGGAGGTTTAACTCTTGCACTTATGACTTTACCAATTATTATTGTAAGCTCACGTGCAGCTCTAAGAGCAGTTCCAGATAGTATAAGACAAGCTGGTTATGGATTAGGATTAAATAAAATTCAAGTTACACGTGACCATGTTTTACCTTTAGCATTTCCAGGAGTTTTAACTGGTTCTATTATTGGTTTAGCACAAGCTATGGGAGAGACTGCTCCGTTAATTATTATTGGAATGATTGCATTTATTCCTGATGCTCCAAGTATGGTAACTCAAGCAGCAACAGTAATGCCAGCACAATTATTTACTTGGGCTGGAATGCCAGAAGGTATGTATATAGAAAAAACAGCAGCTGGAATTATGGTTTTATTAACTATCTTAATTTCATTAAATGCAATAGCAATTTATCTTAGAAAAAAATTAGAAGTGAAATGGTAA
- the pstC gene encoding phosphate ABC transporter permease subunit PstC has product MSTFESRKKQRELNEKLIKIALICAAAISILTTFGILFSILFEAIEFFKLRSFWYFITGTVWSPGVVGSQFGALPIFTGTFVITIIALGVAIPIGLGSAIYMSEYASPKLRDYLKPMLEVLAGIPTVVYGFFAAITVAPLVVKIAEFVGLEATFNSALASGIVMGIMIIPVISSLSDDVIRAVPDSQRKAAFGLGMTHGETIKNIVLPSAMPGIISASLLALSKALGETMIVVMAAGLRPNLSWNPLEDMTTVTVTIVNALVGDFEFNSPETLSAFALGLVLFVVTLILNMISLSLIRKFKEKYKVNTL; this is encoded by the coding sequence TTGAGCACTTTTGAATCAAGAAAAAAACAAAGAGAATTAAATGAAAAACTAATTAAAATTGCACTTATTTGCGCTGCTGCAATATCAATTTTAACTACTTTTGGTATTTTATTTTCAATTCTTTTCGAAGCAATTGAATTCTTTAAACTTCGAAGCTTTTGGTATTTTATAACAGGAACAGTTTGGAGTCCAGGTGTTGTAGGAAGCCAATTTGGAGCTCTTCCAATATTTACAGGAACATTTGTAATAACAATTATTGCACTTGGTGTTGCAATACCAATTGGTCTTGGAAGCGCAATTTATATGAGTGAATATGCAAGTCCTAAATTAAGAGATTATTTAAAACCAATGCTTGAAGTTTTAGCAGGTATTCCAACAGTTGTTTACGGCTTCTTTGCTGCAATTACAGTTGCACCTTTAGTTGTAAAAATTGCTGAATTTGTTGGTTTAGAAGCTACATTTAATAGTGCATTAGCTTCTGGTATTGTAATGGGAATTATGATTATTCCTGTTATCTCTTCACTTTCTGATGACGTTATAAGAGCTGTTCCAGATAGTCAGAGAAAAGCTGCTTTTGGTCTTGGAATGACTCATGGAGAAACAATCAAAAATATTGTTTTACCATCTGCAATGCCAGGAATTATCTCTGCATCACTTCTTGCTTTATCAAAAGCATTAGGTGAAACAATGATTGTTGTTATGGCAGCAGGTTTAAGACCAAATCTTTCTTGGAATCCACTTGAAGATATGACAACAGTAACAGTAACAATCGTAAATGCTTTAGTTGGAGATTTTGAATTTAACTCTCCTGAAACACTATCAGCTTTTGCTTTAGGTTTAGTGCTATTTGTAGTAACTCTAATTTTAAATATGATTTCATTATCACTAATAAGAAAATTTAAAGAAAAATATAAAGTGAATACATTATGA
- a CDS encoding GGDEF domain-containing protein: protein MPNWTEIINKLDYAFQPIIYSHSGKIYAVEALLRNVQQVPGLNSIDDLFNLAFNDDYLYELDLQLREKAISKFSQINIDNLKLFYNLDNRIIYNKKYSQGNTAKILKKYNLTKDRVCFELSEKGTAIEQNALSTMIQKYRDSGYSIAIDDFGIGVSGLKLLYFSEAKIIKLDRFFLTNIDQDSKKKLFCSSIIEMAHIMGMLVVAEGIETEKEFYTCKDIGADFIQGYLVQKPTTNHKDITSNYLNIITLINEDKRVSNSFIDEEFIEEISPLHINTSLYDLFVHFKEDTKNNFVPIIDEFENFLGIIYETDIKKISYSQYGLSLAQNKTFSSTLVKYIKPALNVEISWGIDKILETYNLNSKNSLGIFITQSGKYKGFINLNSLLTLSYKRNIEIATNQNPLTKLPGNNQIEKFIDKTLRKNQKTITHIIYFDFNDFKPFNDIYGFRQGDRAILIFSELLQKRYPKDAFIAHIGGDDFFVGLKNYDYKEVYHLTATVQEEFSNSAKNIYTKKDKENGFIVAKDRFNMERRFDLLSVSSAIIEINSKSNISNFDNTLNILKKASKGSKEPISSVL, encoded by the coding sequence ATGCCAAATTGGACTGAAATTATAAATAAACTTGATTATGCTTTTCAGCCTATCATTTATTCTCATAGTGGTAAAATTTATGCCGTAGAGGCTCTTTTAAGAAATGTACAACAAGTTCCTGGACTTAATTCAATTGATGATTTATTTAATTTAGCATTTAATGATGATTATTTATATGAATTGGATTTACAATTAAGAGAAAAAGCAATTAGTAAATTTTCACAAATTAATATTGATAATTTGAAACTTTTTTACAATCTTGACAATAGAATAATTTACAATAAAAAATATTCACAAGGTAATACTGCAAAAATCTTAAAAAAATATAATCTAACAAAAGATAGAGTCTGTTTTGAACTTAGTGAAAAAGGTACAGCTATTGAACAAAATGCTTTATCAACAATGATTCAAAAATATAGAGATAGCGGTTATTCTATTGCAATTGATGATTTTGGAATTGGTGTATCTGGACTTAAACTTTTATATTTTAGTGAAGCAAAAATCATAAAACTTGATAGATTCTTTCTAACAAATATAGACCAAGACTCAAAAAAGAAACTATTTTGTTCATCAATTATTGAAATGGCTCATATTATGGGAATGTTAGTTGTTGCTGAAGGTATTGAAACAGAAAAAGAGTTTTACACTTGTAAAGATATTGGTGCAGATTTTATACAAGGATATTTAGTTCAAAAACCAACTACAAATCATAAAGATATTACAAGCAACTACTTAAACATAATTACTCTTATAAATGAAGATAAAAGAGTAAGTAACTCTTTTATAGATGAAGAGTTTATAGAAGAGATTTCTCCTTTACATATTAATACATCTTTATATGATTTATTTGTTCATTTTAAAGAGGATACAAAAAACAATTTTGTTCCAATAATTGATGAATTTGAGAATTTTTTAGGAATAATTTATGAAACAGATATTAAAAAAATATCTTATTCTCAATATGGATTGTCTTTAGCTCAAAATAAAACTTTTTCATCAACTTTAGTTAAATATATCAAACCTGCTTTAAATGTAGAGATATCTTGGGGAATTGATAAAATATTAGAAACCTATAATCTAAATTCAAAAAATTCTTTAGGTATATTTATTACACAATCAGGAAAATACAAAGGTTTTATTAACTTAAACTCTTTATTAACTTTGTCATATAAAAGAAATATTGAAATTGCAACAAACCAAAATCCATTAACTAAACTTCCTGGAAATAATCAAATAGAGAAATTTATTGATAAAACATTAAGAAAAAATCAAAAAACAATTACGCACATAATATATTTTGATTTTAATGATTTTAAACCATTTAATGATATTTATGGTTTTAGACAAGGGGATAGAGCAATTTTGATTTTTTCAGAACTGTTACAAAAACGTTATCCTAAAGATGCCTTTATTGCCCATATTGGGGGAGATGATTTTTTTGTTGGACTTAAAAATTATGATTATAAAGAAGTTTATCATCTAACTGCAACTGTCCAAGAAGAGTTTAGTAATAGTGCAAAAAACATCTACACAAAAAAAGATAAAGAAAATGGTTTTATTGTTGCTAAAGATAGATTTAATATGGAAAGAAGATTTGATTTATTATCTGTATCATCTGCAATTATAGAAATAAATTCTAAGTCAAATATCTCTAATTTTGATAACACTTTAAATATTCTAAAAAAAGCATCTAAAGGTTCTAAAGAGCCTATTTCTAGCGTATTGTAA
- a CDS encoding substrate-binding domain-containing protein, which produces MTFKKTSMALIASALLATTLSARDQIKIVGSSTVYPFSSSVAEEFGATTKFPTPVVESTGTGGGMKLFCAGVDLNTPDITNASRRMKDKEFKMCEENGVTDITEALIGFDGIAIAQSASVKSFNVTKEQLALAVAEEVPSKDGKSLVKNPYKKWSDIDATLPDREIVVYGPPKSSGTRDSFEELVMQHVFEKMPVYTDLFKADEKANKKYKAYSVIRTDGAYVESGENDNLIVQKLTKNDAALGIFGYSFLEENKDKVVGITVDNIAPTAETISSGKYPVARSMYFYIKNQHASEVPALKEYTNLFMSEKMIGTDGILTELGLVTLTDDVRAAARTKVMNSEKLTAEQLKH; this is translated from the coding sequence ATGACTTTCAAAAAAACATCTATGGCTTTAATTGCAAGTGCTTTATTAGCAACTACTTTAAGTGCAAGAGACCAAATTAAAATTGTTGGTTCTTCTACTGTATATCCTTTTTCATCATCTGTAGCTGAAGAGTTTGGAGCAACTACAAAATTCCCTACTCCTGTTGTTGAATCAACTGGTACTGGTGGAGGTATGAAATTATTTTGTGCTGGTGTTGACTTAAATACTCCAGATATTACAAACGCATCAAGAAGAATGAAAGATAAAGAATTCAAAATGTGTGAAGAAAATGGTGTAACAGATATTACTGAAGCATTAATTGGATTTGATGGTATCGCTATTGCTCAATCTGCAAGTGTTAAATCATTCAATGTAACAAAAGAACAATTAGCTTTAGCAGTTGCTGAAGAAGTACCTTCAAAAGATGGAAAATCATTAGTTAAAAATCCATATAAAAAATGGTCTGATATTGATGCAACTTTACCAGATAGAGAAATTGTTGTTTATGGACCACCAAAATCTTCAGGAACAAGAGATTCTTTTGAAGAATTAGTAATGCAACATGTATTCGAAAAAATGCCTGTTTATACAGATTTATTTAAAGCTGATGAAAAAGCAAACAAAAAATATAAAGCTTATTCAGTTATCAGAACTGATGGTGCTTATGTAGAATCTGGTGAAAATGACAACTTAATCGTTCAAAAATTAACTAAAAATGATGCAGCTTTAGGAATCTTTGGTTACTCATTCTTAGAAGAAAATAAAGATAAAGTTGTTGGAATTACTGTTGATAATATTGCTCCAACTGCTGAAACTATTTCATCTGGAAAATATCCAGTTGCTAGATCAATGTATTTTTATATCAAAAATCAACACGCATCTGAAGTTCCTGCTTTAAAAGAGTATACAAACTTATTTATGTCTGAAAAAATGATTGGGACTGATGGTATCTTAACTGAACTTGGTCTTGTAACATTAACTGATGATGTAAGAGCAGCTGCTAGAACAAAAGTTATGAATAGTGAAAAATTAACTGCTGAGCAATTAAAACACTAA
- a CDS encoding DUF1653 domain-containing protein, with protein sequence MIELNKTYIHYKNKKSYIPLDFCKIQENEIWVKAVIYKPEDNEELFVRTYQEFEEKFIKQQN encoded by the coding sequence ATGATTGAACTAAACAAAACTTATATCCACTACAAAAATAAAAAATCTTATATTCCTTTAGATTTTTGCAAAATACAAGAAAATGAAATTTGGGTAAAAGCAGTGATTTATAAACCCGAAGATAACGAAGAACTTTTCGTAAGAACTTACCAAGAATTTGAAGAAAAATTTATCAAACAACAAAACTAA
- the prfA gene encoding peptide chain release factor 1, whose product MLKNRLQPFINRHEEINNLLMAPDITNDIKRMTELSKEQSSIQPIVNKAKEYIKVLDDIDENKLMLDDPELGDLAKEELKELEQRKPILEDEIKFLMIPKDPNDDKNIYLELRAGTGGDEAAIFVGDLFRGYLRYAENNGWKVEIMSSSESESGGYKEIVILVKGDHVYSKLKFEGGTHRVQRVPATESQGRVHTSAITVAVMPEVDDVEVEIDPNDLKIDVMRASGNGGQSVNTTDSAVRITHIPSGIVVTNQDQKSQHKNKDRAMKVLKAKLYEIEMQKKMEAEGATRKEQVGTGDRSGRIRTYNYPQNRISDHRINLTLYRLDYIMNDGLFDEVIDPLIADHQSKLIEANGL is encoded by the coding sequence ATGTTAAAAAACAGACTACAACCATTTATTAATAGGCATGAAGAAATCAATAATTTATTGATGGCTCCTGATATTACAAATGATATAAAAAGAATGACTGAACTTTCAAAAGAACAGTCAAGCATCCAACCTATAGTTAATAAAGCAAAAGAGTATATAAAAGTTCTTGACGATATTGACGAAAATAAACTTATGTTAGATGATCCAGAACTTGGAGATTTAGCAAAAGAAGAACTTAAAGAATTGGAACAAAGAAAACCTATACTTGAAGATGAGATTAAGTTTTTAATGATTCCAAAAGATCCAAATGATGATAAAAACATCTATTTGGAATTAAGAGCTGGTACAGGTGGGGATGAAGCTGCGATATTTGTAGGTGACCTATTTAGAGGTTATTTAAGATATGCAGAAAACAATGGTTGGAAAGTTGAAATAATGAGCTCAAGCGAGAGTGAATCAGGTGGATACAAGGAAATTGTAATTCTAGTAAAAGGTGACCATGTTTATTCAAAATTAAAATTTGAAGGTGGTACACATAGAGTTCAAAGAGTTCCTGCAACTGAATCACAAGGAAGAGTTCATACATCGGCAATTACAGTTGCAGTTATGCCTGAAGTTGATGATGTTGAAGTTGAAATTGATCCTAATGATTTAAAAATTGATGTTATGAGAGCCAGTGGAAATGGTGGTCAATCTGTAAATACTACAGACTCGGCTGTTAGAATCACTCATATTCCATCTGGAATTGTAGTAACTAATCAAGACCAAAAATCTCAACATAAAAATAAAGATAGAGCTATGAAAGTTTTAAAAGCTAAACTTTATGAAATTGAGATGCAAAAGAAAATGGAAGCAGAAGGTGCTACAAGAAAAGAGCAAGTAGGAACTGGTGATAGAAGTGGAAGAATCAGAACTTATAATTATCCACAAAACAGAATCAGTGATCATAGAATTAACTTGACTCTTTATAGACTTGATTACATCATGAATGATGGTTTATTTGATGAAGTAATTGATCCTCTTATTGCTGATCATCAATCTAAACTCATCGAAGCTAATGGATTATAA
- the rpsT gene encoding 30S ribosomal protein S20, with protein MANHKSCEKRARQTKIKTERNRFYKTRIKNVTKNVLAAIEGADKEKAVEAMKAANKYLHHCVSKGILKKGTAARRVGRLQVKVNAI; from the coding sequence ATGGCAAATCACAAATCTTGCGAAAAAAGAGCTAGACAAACGAAAATCAAAACTGAAAGAAATAGATTCTACAAAACTAGAATTAAAAATGTAACAAAAAATGTATTAGCAGCAATTGAAGGTGCTGATAAAGAAAAAGCCGTTGAAGCTATGAAAGCAGCAAACAAATACTTACACCACTGCGTTTCTAAAGGTATTCTAAAAAAAGGTACAGCTGCAAGAAGAGTTGGTAGATTACAAGTAAAAGTTAACGCTATATAA
- the glmM gene encoding phosphoglucosamine mutase yields the protein MKLFGTDGVRGKAGDFLDAITVLKLAKAAGIYFRKHSTTKKILVGKDTRRSGYMIENALVSGLTAVGYDVIQIGPMPTPAIAYLTESMRCDAGIMISASHNPFEDNGIKFFDNHGDKLSVAAEEEIEKIFSDVELMTNEQVTGKEIGSSKRIDDVIGRYIVSIKSSFPKDLTLKGLRIVLDCANGAAYKVGPTILEELGADVITINNKPNGFNINDNCGAMHPETVAKLVKEYRADIGLALDGDADRLVVVDENGEIVDGDKLIGALCVYLKNEDLLEGNGCVATVMSNKALEDYLSNHKIKLFRSNVGDKYVLEVMKEKNINFGGEQSGHIIFSDVAKTGDGLASALQVLALIIKSGKKASEVLNPFELYPQILHNMKVSEKIPLNEIKGLDELLKPLRDKGLRDLIRYSGTENKIRLLLEGKNKKDVEDGIQTLISFFKKAL from the coding sequence ATGAAACTATTCGGAACTGACGGTGTTAGAGGGAAAGCTGGCGATTTTCTAGATGCAATTACAGTATTAAAATTGGCAAAGGCTGCAGGTATCTATTTTAGAAAACATTCTACAACAAAAAAAATACTTGTAGGAAAAGATACAAGAAGAAGTGGTTATATGATTGAAAATGCACTTGTAAGTGGATTAACTGCTGTTGGTTATGATGTAATTCAAATTGGACCAATGCCAACACCTGCAATTGCATATTTAACTGAAAGTATGAGATGTGATGCTGGAATTATGATAAGTGCATCTCACAATCCTTTTGAAGATAATGGTATTAAATTTTTTGATAATCATGGTGATAAATTAAGTGTTGCAGCTGAAGAAGAGATAGAAAAAATATTTAGCGATGTTGAGTTAATGACAAATGAACAAGTAACAGGTAAAGAAATTGGTTCATCAAAAAGAATTGATGATGTTATTGGAAGATATATTGTTTCAATTAAAAGTTCTTTTCCTAAAGATTTAACTCTAAAAGGTCTTAGAATTGTTCTTGATTGTGCAAATGGAGCAGCTTATAAAGTTGGACCTACGATTTTAGAAGAGTTAGGTGCTGATGTAATAACAATTAATAATAAACCAAATGGATTTAATATAAATGATAATTGTGGTGCAATGCATCCTGAAACAGTTGCAAAATTAGTAAAAGAGTATAGAGCTGACATTGGACTTGCACTTGATGGAGATGCTGATAGATTAGTAGTTGTTGATGAAAATGGTGAAATAGTTGATGGTGATAAATTAATAGGTGCACTTTGTGTTTATCTAAAAAATGAAGATTTATTAGAAGGTAATGGTTGTGTTGCAACTGTTATGTCAAATAAAGCTTTAGAAGATTATTTAAGTAATCACAAAATAAAACTATTTAGATCTAATGTTGGAGATAAATATGTTTTAGAAGTAATGAAAGAAAAAAATATAAACTTTGGTGGTGAACAAAGTGGACATATTATTTTTTCTGATGTTGCAAAAACAGGAGATGGACTAGCATCAGCTTTACAAGTTTTAGCCTTGATTATTAAATCAGGAAAAAAAGCAAGTGAAGTTTTAAATCCTTTTGAATTATATCCTCAAATTTTACACAATATGAAAGTTAGTGAAAAAATACCATTAAATGAAATTAAAGGTTTAGATGAACTTTTAAAACCTTTAAGAGATAAAGGTTTAAGAGATTTGATTAGATACTCTGGAACTGAAAATAAAATTAGACTTCTTTTAGAAGGTAAAAATAAAAAAGATGTTGAAGATGGAATACAAACTTTAATATCATTTTTTAAAAAAGCATTATGA
- the lspA gene encoding signal peptidase II — protein sequence MKKELKIAATIFVVVFIIDQVVKYGFANLGWDVDGPYMSLKLAYNYGVAFSMFSFLEHYLKYIQLVIVLIATIYLFMNKTVFKEYYLPIALLFAGGLSNILDRFTYGGVVDYFYWHYGFEFAIFNFADVMIDLGVVIIIYKQIKQSREEKKKNGI from the coding sequence ATGAAAAAAGAGTTAAAAATTGCAGCAACTATATTTGTAGTTGTATTTATAATAGACCAAGTTGTTAAATATGGTTTTGCAAATTTAGGTTGGGATGTTGATGGTCCATATATGTCTTTAAAATTGGCATATAATTATGGAGTGGCATTTTCTATGTTCTCTTTTTTAGAACATTATTTAAAATATATTCAATTGGTAATAGTTTTAATTGCAACTATTTATTTATTTATGAACAAAACGGTTTTTAAAGAGTATTATTTACCAATAGCACTACTTTTTGCAGGTGGATTATCAAATATACTTGATAGGTTTACCTATGGTGGAGTAGTTGATTATTTTTATTGGCATTATGGATTTGAATTTGCAATTTTTAATTTTGCAGATGTAATGATTGATTTAGGTGTAGTGATAATAATTTATAAACAAATTAAACAATCAAGAGAAGAAAAGAAGAAAAATGGGATTTAA
- a CDS encoding 3-isopropylmalate dehydratase large subunit encodes MGQTITEKIFSEHVGKKVYAGEIVRSPIDMVIGNDITTPISIRAFEDGGFEKLANPDGFAIVLDHFIPAKDIASANQAKISRDFAMKHNLKNFFDEKDMGIEHALLPEKGLVIPGDVIIGADSHTCTHGALGAFSTGMGSTDISFGMITGGNWFKVPESIKVVFKGKPAPFVTGKDLILEIIRILGVDGALYKALEFTGDTIQYLSMDDRFSLCNMAIEAGAKNGIVAYDEITKEFLDKVSAANGGLRAEPKIHYSDEDANYCQVIEIDVAKLEPVIAYPFLPSNGHSVSQAVSDNIRVDQVFIGSCTNGRLSDFKMAAEILAGKKVARHVRLILTPGTQKILREATKLGYIDTLVDAGAVVSNPTCGACLGGYMGILGDGEVCISTTNRNFVGRMGSRSSKIYLANSAVAAASAISGYITDPRSL; translated from the coding sequence ATGGGTCAAACGATAACAGAAAAAATTTTTAGTGAACACGTAGGTAAAAAAGTTTATGCAGGAGAAATCGTAAGAAGTCCAATTGATATGGTAATTGGAAATGATATTACAACTCCTATTTCAATTAGAGCTTTTGAAGATGGTGGTTTTGAAAAACTTGCTAATCCAGATGGTTTTGCAATTGTTTTAGACCACTTTATCCCAGCAAAAGATATAGCAAGTGCAAATCAAGCAAAAATCTCAAGAGATTTTGCAATGAAACACAACTTAAAGAATTTCTTTGATGAAAAAGATATGGGAATTGAACATGCACTTTTACCTGAAAAAGGTTTAGTAATTCCAGGTGATGTAATTATTGGTGCAGATTCACATACATGTACTCATGGTGCTTTAGGAGCATTTTCAACAGGTATGGGAAGTACTGATATTTCTTTTGGAATGATTACAGGTGGTAACTGGTTTAAAGTTCCTGAATCAATCAAAGTAGTGTTCAAAGGAAAACCAGCACCATTTGTAACTGGTAAAGATTTAATTTTAGAAATTATTAGAATTTTAGGTGTTGATGGAGCTTTATACAAAGCTTTAGAATTCACTGGTGATACAATTCAATATTTATCAATGGATGATAGATTCTCTTTATGTAACATGGCTATTGAAGCAGGTGCTAAAAATGGTATTGTTGCTTATGATGAAATAACAAAAGAGTTTTTAGATAAAGTAAGTGCTGCTAATGGTGGATTAAGAGCTGAGCCAAAAATTCATTATAGTGATGAAGATGCAAACTATTGTCAAGTAATTGAAATAGATGTTGCTAAATTAGAACCAGTAATTGCATATCCATTTTTACCATCAAATGGTCACTCAGTTTCTCAAGCTGTAAGTGATAATATAAGAGTTGACCAAGTATTTATAGGTTCATGTACAAATGGAAGATTAAGTGACTTTAAAATGGCTGCTGAAATTTTAGCAGGTAAAAAAGTTGCACGTCACGTAAGACTTATCTTAACTCCTGGAACTCAAAAAATTCTTAGAGAAGCAACAAAATTAGGTTACATTGATACTTTAGTTGATGCTGGTGCAGTTGTATCAAATCCTACATGTGGAGCATGTTTAGGTGGTTATATGGGAATTTTAGGGGATGGAGAAGTTTGTATTTCTACAACTAATAGAAACTTTGTTGGAAGAATGGGAAGTAGAAGTTCAAAAATCTATTTAGCAAATAGTGCTGTTGCAGCAGCATCTGCAATTTCTGGATATATTACAGACCCAAGAAGTTTATAA
- the mobA gene encoding molybdenum cofactor guanylyltransferase MobA, with protein MNIFPFEIPCVILSGGKSSRMGEDKSLLPFLNNDSIIKYQYQRLKPYFKDIYISSKTNKFDFIDEKSLILDENKDIYSPILALNTIFKKLNNQKVFIITVDTPFVTTESIKKIIDESADVDICIAQTEKTHNLCGVFSSNINSTIKTMIETDIHKIFYLIKNNKHKIITFTNNNEFMNINNKNEYNDALVYISNIYNTYK; from the coding sequence ATGAATATATTTCCATTTGAAATACCTTGTGTAATTTTAAGTGGAGGTAAAAGCTCACGAATGGGAGAAGATAAATCTCTTCTTCCATTTCTTAATAATGATTCAATAATAAAATATCAATACCAAAGATTAAAACCTTATTTTAAAGATATTTATATCTCTTCTAAAACTAATAAATTTGATTTTATTGATGAAAAAAGTCTTATTTTAGATGAAAATAAAGATATTTATTCTCCTATCCTTGCATTAAATACAATTTTTAAAAAATTAAATAATCAAAAAGTTTTTATAATAACAGTTGATACTCCTTTTGTAACAACAGAATCAATAAAAAAAATTATTGATGAATCAGCTGATGTTGATATTTGTATTGCGCAAACTGAAAAAACTCATAATTTATGTGGAGTTTTTTCTTCAAATATAAATTCAACAATTAAAACAATGATTGAAACAGATATTCACAAAATATTCTATCTAATTAAAAATAATAAGCATAAAATTATAACTTTTACTAATAATAATGAGTTTATGAATATAAATAATAAAAATGAATATAACGATGCATTGGTGTATATAAGTAATATTTATAATACTTATAAATAA